GGGCAACGTCGAAGATGATGGCGCTGTTGGTGCCGATGCCGTTGCCGAGCACATCCTGGCACCAGGTGATCCATTCACCGGGCTGCGGCGCTTCGGGGCTGGTCCAGTTCAGGGTTACATCGTTGCCGTCCACGGTTGCGGTGAGGTCGATGGGAGGATTGTTGGGAGGCAGGATGGTGGCGCTAACAGGGCCGGCAGGGACGGATTCGCCTGCGGTATAGACGGCGGTGACGGTGTAGCTGTAGGTGCCCACGGTCACGTCATGGTCTTCGTAAGCTGTGGTTGTGGTGTTGGTAATCGTGGTGAGCAGAGTGCCGTCGCGATAGACCTTGTAACCCAGGAACTCGCGGGTGGGCGGGTTCAGGGTTTTGGGAGCCGGGACGGGAACGCCGGTATCGCGGATGCCCGTAGCGGGAACGGAGGCAAAGTGTTCCCTGGCTGTGGGAACTGGGCCAACGGTCACATCGTCCACCAGGAATATAAAGGCATCGTTGGAAATACACTGGATGCCGAAGCGGATGCTTTGGCCGGCGTAGGCGCTGAGGTCATAGCTGTAAAGGGTCCAATCCACGGGCGGCTGGATGTAGTTGGTGCCGCTGATGATGGTGAAGCTGGCCGGGGTGGTTGCGCCGGTGGTGGAAATACCAACCTTGAAGCGCTCCAGGCCGTATTGAGCAGTGTAGGACTTCGCGTAGAAGTTCAGGAACTGACCTGCCGTGGGCGTGATCAGGGGTGAGATCATCCAGTCGTTGTTAGGCCCGCTTCCTCCATTGGACGGCAAGACCGCCGCAAAGCAGGCAGCCATCTTGGCTCCGCTATGGGCTGTAAGGTCGGTGATGGGAGGGGTGGTGGCGCTGGGATTGAAGACCATAAAGGCTTGGGCCGCATACTCATTCGGCCAGTCATAGGTTGAAAAGCCGTAAGTGGAGCTTTGGTCAACATCCACCAGCACCCAGGGATCGAACTCGATGGAGAAGTCGGCATAGGTCTCAAAGCTATCATTCAGTCCGGGAGGCGGAGGTGGTGTGTCGCCGGGGGCGCCCCAGGTGAGGGAGACGTAAGCATTGTTCACGACTTCGGCTGCAAGGTTCGTGGGCGGGTCCATGCTGTCCACGTTCTCTTCAATGGAGACGCTGTCCAGATAGAGGTAGAACATGTTCATGGCGCTGTGGCCGTGGAAGCCCAGGTAATAGGTGCCATTGGCGGTGGGGGTAATGGTGCCCTGGCCCATCTGGTAATCGGTGTTCACAATGTTCGTGTTTTCGAAGAGCAGGTTGGTGAGGCCAGCCGCATTTCCGGCATTTCCCCAATAAACGGAAAGGGCTTCCGGATAGGTGGCGCTGTTGGCGCGATACCAGAATTTGACGATGTAGGCGGTGTCCGCGGTGAGGTCCAAGGGCGGAGCAACCAACCAGTCATCCATAGCCTCGTTCTGGTTGTAGCGGATGCGCACGGAGTTGGGATCGGTCTGCGCGTTTCCGGCATAGGTTTCCCAAGTATAGCCGTCGCCGTTGGCGTTGATGGTCGACCAGCCCAGGGGCAGGGCGTTGGGGGTAACGTCATCGAAGTTTTGCACATAGGGGAAGGTGGTGACGGTGGGGTCGGCCAGGGTGGTGAACTGCCACAGGGGGCAATCCAGGGCATCGCCGCCGGCTGCGTTGAAGGGGACCACTTTCCAATAGTAGGTGGTGCTGTAAAGAAGGTCGGTGGGATGATCGTAAACGTTGCCGGTCTGGATGGTGCCGTTGACCAGGTTCGTGGGAGGGTTGTTAGTGCCGAAATAGAGTTTGTATCCGTCAACGGTGCCGCCGCCTGTCACCCAGCTCAGGTTGGTGCCGGCTGCCACGTTGGTGGCATTGTTGGCGGGAACGGGGTTCTGGGCGGGGTTGGGGGGAGTGCCTTGTTGGGGGGGGCTATAAGTGAAGACCAGGCCGAGAGGGGGATAGACCGTTGAACTGATGCGGCAGGAGGCGTTGCTGGCTGTGCCAGCGGTGGTGGCGGTCCAATCGGTGGTGGTGGTGCGGTTGTTGAAATCAGTGTTATCATCACCCCGCAGGCCCACCTGCACGGTTTGGGCGGTCACAGCGTCCACGGCGGTAAACGAACCGTAGGCAAAGATGACCTTGTTGCCGTTTTGGTGGAGCTGGATCTGGAAGTTGAGGATGTCGTTTGAGCATGAAGTAGGGCTGCGGCGATAGTTCTTCCACTGCACGGTGAAGACTTGGTTGGGGGCGGTTCCGCTGAGCAGATAGCTGAGCTCGCCGTCGTCGCGGCTCTTGAGGTCACGCGAGAAAGCGGAGACCACGTTGTTTGTGGCGTTCGTGGTGGAGCTGATCGGCAGGTTGTTCGGGGTAACTACCTCGCCAAGGGCCAGGAAGCCGTTGGCCATTACGCTAATTTGCGTGTAGTCTGCTCCGTTGTAGGTGAATGTGAAACCCAGGGGAATCGCGTTGAAACATTCCTGATCGTTCGCGTTGGTTCCCAGGACGGTGCCTCCGGTGATCTCGGTATAGGTGCCGGTGACGCCGGTGAAGCTGTATTCGCTCACCAGTGCCCAAGCACTGATGGCCAATACCGTAAAGACCAGCAGGAGGACAAGTTTGTTGATGCTTGTTTTCATAACATCTCCTTGAATTGGTATTCTAACTTAGTACACTACTATAATAGCCAAGCTGGAAGCAGGAAACTCCCAACATCGCTCAAACCGTCAGAAAAACTAAAGGATAAAATTCGTCAAGGAAAAGTTAGCTTGGCTTTCGCCACCTTTTCTTTGGAGATACATATCCCACCGTGAGATAGCCTATGAGCCCTTCGCCTTAGAGATACCTGAGCAACTCGCGGTCTATTACCCTGGCATACAGCTCTATATAGGGCTTGACGGGGCTTTTGTTGATTTTGGGGAATAAAACTTCCTCCACTTGGAAGAAACCAACCGAGGCGCTCATCTCCACCGTGATCGAGATCGGTTTTTCCGCGCCTTTGGCGATGACCACTTTCTGGATGGCTCCTGCCGAGGTGCGGTGGATGTCGCCGATGCGCGGTTCGCTGGAAAGGATGGTGGGAATGCGGGCGCGGCCTTTTTCCATGTCGCTGCCGTCACCGATCAGCACCAGCCCGGCTTCCAGCGAGTGGATCTGCTGGGAGGCCATGTGTCCGAAAATGCCTTCGATGGCGATGGAGCGGATGGCTGCTTTGGTCATGTGATCGTCCGGAGGCAGGATGGCGTCCAGGATGCGTTCAATAAAGGGAATGGCCAGTTGGATGGAGATCAGCTCGTGGTTGTGGCGGGCGACGGACATCCCCAGGTCGTGCAGCAGAGAGGCGAAAAGAACCCCCATGAGGGAATCCTCGTCCGTGCCGGCGCCTTCTTTCTCCAGGCTCATCTTGATGCCGGCGTCGTGCAGCAGCTTGAACATCTTGATGGCGTTGAGGGTGGCCTTGCGCATGTGAACTGGCCCATGGTCGTTGTAGCCGAGGCGTTTGATGGAAACGATGTTCGCGTATTCCTGCATGGCCTGGAGTTCGGGATCGGCGAAGAGCATCTGGGCTGCCTGCAGGGGTTTGCCTTTCAGCATTTTGAGGATGTTGCGCTCGAGTCCGTTCTGTTTGACTGATTTATTCATGTTATCTTATTCTCCTAAAATCTGTTCCTAAACCGGAAGATAAGGTTGGTCGCGCTGCTCACCACAGCGATGGCCATGGCGATGGTCCCGGAGATAAGCAAAACCTTGTAAGTATGCTCCGAAGCCAGTTCCGAGTTTCCCGCGATGAATCCCTGCATAGCATAGTAGAGACTGCTTCCCGGCACCAGGGGGATGATCGCGCAGGTAACAAAGACCGAAACCGGCACCTTGATCAGACGGGCTACGATCTCCGAGTAGATACATACCACAATAACCGCGCAGAAAATGGAAAACAACAGCGAATTGCTGTAATAGAGGAAGATCAGATACAATCCCCAGGACAAGCCGCCGCCCAAAGCCAGCAGCAGGATCTTCCAGCCCCGCAGGTTCACGCGGATGGAAAAACCCAGGATGGACAGCGCCGCCCAAGTGAACTGCATCAGGGTTAGGTGGTCGAAAGGCCGCATCTTAAAACCCCCAGAGTTCCCAGAGCTTCAGCATCACACCGCTGCCGGCGGCGATTGCCACGGCTAT
This genomic window from Candidatus Cloacimonadota bacterium contains:
- a CDS encoding threonine/serine exporter, which translates into the protein MRPFDHLTLMQFTWAALSILGFSIRVNLRGWKILLLALGGGLSWGLYLIFLYYSNSLLFSIFCAVIVVCIYSEIVARLIKVPVSVFVTCAIIPLVPGSSLYYAMQGFIAGNSELASEHTYKVLLISGTIAMAIAVVSSATNLIFRFRNRF
- a CDS encoding phosphohydrolase, with protein sequence MNKSVKQNGLERNILKMLKGKPLQAAQMLFADPELQAMQEYANIVSIKRLGYNDHGPVHMRKATLNAIKMFKLLHDAGIKMSLEKEGAGTDEDSLMGVLFASLLHDLGMSVARHNHELISIQLAIPFIERILDAILPPDDHMTKAAIRSIAIEGIFGHMASQQIHSLEAGLVLIGDGSDMEKGRARIPTILSSEPRIGDIHRTSAGAIQKVVIAKGAEKPISITVEMSASVGFFQVEEVLFPKINKSPVKPYIELYARVIDRELLRYL